Part of the Bradysia coprophila strain Holo2 unplaced genomic scaffold, BU_Bcop_v1 contig_87, whole genome shotgun sequence genome, TGTTGGAGTAAGTAAACCATCGCATTCCTAACAGCTCTAAAGTACTAAATTTGAGACTCTCTTCTCGCCGCACCAGCCAATATAAAATCGATAATCCCACGTTCGATCATATCGCTCAACCAACACAAAGTATTGGTGTACAGGCACCAGCCTATCCATACGCTCCCGCTTCGAGTGATCCGAGATTCGATCCCCAAATATCGAATTTACTGGCAACGAATGTATTACAAATGGCCCATGACGTTGGCGAAACATTACTGAATACCAGGAGCGAAAGAACCGAGGTGTTTTCGCCAATTAGCATTTATGGCGCGCTGAGTTTACTTCTACTTGGATCCAGTGGTAATACGTACCATGAACTGTTGAGCATAATGGGATTGAGTAAAGGTGAAGAGCTTCATTGCTTCCGCGCACACGAAGCAGGAATGTTtgtaatcgaaaaatttctattcTTCTCACCAGATCAGTACCTAATCAACAACTCCTGGAAAATCCATGAGGAATTCGGACTACTCATCGATGATATCGCACAGAATATTCGGAATGATGCTCATCCCAGGTAAGTAATCCACTCTCCACCTTTCGTCATATTTGCCAGATCGATTAAATGAACCCCGAAAATTCGTAATAACAAGACCACAACCGAACTGGAAGGTGTATGGTGGCCAACGATCAAATAGACTGAGAAATACAAACGATGGTGATGAGTACAAAGTATCGGTCGCTAACGGAGTCTTCGTACAGCAAGGTTTCTCCATTCGTCCGGACTACCAAAGTGCCGTGCTCAATGTCTACAAAAGCAATATGAAAAGTCTGGACTTTACTAGGGACAGCCTCTATGCAACGAAATACATCAACGAGTGAGTTACCCTTCGTCTTGGTGAAACTCTGACAATAATCTCCGCTCTCTATTCGCCAGTTGGGTTAACGAGAAAACAAACGGAAGAATTCCAGAAATCGTTAACTTCTTCCAACCGGATACTAAAGTGGTTCTTGCTAGTGCACTGTACTTTAAAGCTATGTGGGAGACAACGTTCATTGAAGGAGCTACTGGACTGTAAGTCGTTTTATATTCTATTCCACACGTTTCCATTCGACCAACTCACCGAATCACTTAATGATTACAGCAAAGACTTTTACCCAGATGGTCTCGGCACCACACCGATCAAAGTACAGATGATGGCTCACGGCGGCACTTTTCCATTCTACGACGCTGTCGAATACGACTGTCGAATCTTAGCGTTGCCATATCGCCGAAATCTGTCCACAATGTACATTATCTTGCCAAACAATTCCAGCCGGAGTCGATTGCGTCAATTGCAGTCCTATCTAACCGCTGACAAGATTGAAGACATGATCTCaaaaatggaatggaaaacGTCGATCATTCTGTTCCCGAAGATGCACATCAGTAACAAGGTTGACTTGAAGAAAACGTTCGAGAAAATGGGGCTGCATTCGCTGTTCGACGAACGACGCAGTGATCTATCGCTGATATCGAATGGGCAGGACTATGGGAATGGTAACTACTACAACGAACAGAAGCCTATTCAACCGGTATTCGCACCAGTGGCACCAGTGGCCCCACTATCGTCTGGCTTTACAACGGCAGGTAATGGCTTTTCAGGGCATGACTACACGGCAAGTCTATTCGAGCACAATAAATTCGCTGCTGGCGGTTATTCGCCGGTTCGAGACGATGACGATGAACCATTCTTATTTTCGCGACATGGTGAAGACGAAGAAGCTGATAACGCCACGTCCACCGAGCCACCGAAAAGTGATGCCGTAACGAAAGCCGATGAGGAGAAAAAATCAGAACGACGAAAACGGAACGTCGTCAGCTACAAAGTTCCAAGCGGACTGAAGAATGAGCCCACGTTAACATTCAAAGACTACATTCTCTCCAAGCGCATCGTAAAGGGAAATGCGGATAAGAAACGTTTGCGACAGCGTCGTCAAATCGATCCGTCCGCGAGCCTGAAGAATTTGGACCGATTGCGGACGGAATTGTCACAAGCACCTGGTCAGAATCCGGGTCTATTTGCTACCGAAATATTGCATAAAGTCGATCTGACAGTAAATGAGAAAGGAACGGAAGGCGGAGCGGCGACCATCACCACTTTATACCGTACTGGTACGGATGTGATATTCCGTGTCGAAACACCATTCATATTCATCGTGCGTCACGATGACACTAAGTTACCATTGTTCTATGGAACCGTTGTG contains:
- the LOC119084620 gene encoding serine protease inhibitor 28Dc produces the protein MNVPQRNPIVLVLCLAVQFHYSAGQGLSLQEMLDQYKIDNPTFDHIAQPTQSIGVQAPAYPYAPASSDPRFDPQISNLLATNVLQMAHDVGETLLNTRSERTEVFSPISIYGALSLLLLGSSGNTYHELLSIMGLSKDQYLINNSWKIHEEFGLLIDDIAQNIRNDAHPRPQPNWKVYGGQRSNRLRNTNDGDEYKVSVANGVFVQQGFSIRPDYQSAVLNVYKSNMKSLDFTRDSLYATKYINDWVNEKTNGRIPEIVNFFQPDTKVVLASALYFKAMWETTFIEGATGLKDFYPDGLGTTPIKVQMMAHGGTFPFYDAVEYDCRILALPYRRNLSTMYIILPNNSSRSRLRQLQSYLTADKIEDMISKMEWKTSIILFPKMHISNKVDLKKTFEKMGLHSLFDERRSDLSLISNGQDYGNGNYYNEQKPIQPVFAPVAPVAPLSSGFTTAGNGFSGHDYTASLFEHNKFAAGGYSPVRDDDDEPFLFSRHGEDEEADNATSTEPPKSDAVTKADEEKKSERRKRNVVSYKVPSGLKNEPTLTFKDYILSKRIVKGNADKKRLRQRRQIDPSASLKNLDRLRTELSQAPGQNPGLFATEILHKVDLTVNEKGTEGGAATITTLYRTGTDVIFRVETPFIFIVRHDDTKLPLFYGTVVEPTN